In the Aromatoleum bremense genome, one interval contains:
- a CDS encoding RnfABCDGE type electron transport complex subunit D, translating to MIHSPYIRKPASVQSVMLAVLLALLPGVTAYVMQVAAVVVVNLLIATVTALVAEALILTLRKRPIAPALSDLSAVVTAWLVVLCFPPILPWWVTVLGVLIAIVAVKHLYGGLGQNPFNPAMVAYCAMIVAFPSLMSQWPPAGQIDFQTQLDLVLGGARQLDAITGATALDAMRTGLRTSGASVESVLQQSGTFGAVGGRGWEWLALGYLAGGLFMLARRIITWHMPVAFIATLAVVSGIFWLAEPAHFAPPLFHLASGGAMLAAFFIVTDPVSGATTPRGKLIFAAGIAVIAYLIRVFGAFPEGIAFAVLLMNLCVPLIDMKTQPAVFGHRGSRP from the coding sequence ATGATCCATTCTCCCTACATCCGCAAACCGGCGAGCGTCCAGAGCGTGATGCTCGCGGTGCTGCTCGCGCTCCTTCCCGGCGTCACCGCCTACGTCATGCAGGTCGCCGCAGTCGTCGTCGTCAACCTGCTGATCGCGACCGTGACCGCGCTCGTCGCAGAAGCGCTGATCCTCACGCTGCGCAAGCGGCCGATCGCCCCGGCGCTGTCGGACCTGTCGGCCGTCGTCACCGCATGGCTCGTCGTCCTGTGCTTTCCGCCGATCCTGCCGTGGTGGGTCACGGTGCTCGGCGTGCTGATCGCGATCGTCGCGGTCAAGCATCTCTATGGCGGGCTCGGCCAGAATCCGTTCAACCCCGCGATGGTCGCGTACTGCGCGATGATCGTCGCGTTCCCGTCGCTGATGTCGCAGTGGCCGCCGGCCGGACAGATCGACTTCCAGACGCAGCTCGACCTCGTGCTCGGTGGCGCCCGCCAGCTCGACGCGATCACTGGCGCGACGGCGCTCGACGCGATGCGCACCGGCCTGCGGACAAGCGGCGCGAGCGTCGAGAGCGTGCTGCAGCAAAGCGGCACGTTCGGCGCCGTCGGCGGCCGCGGCTGGGAATGGCTGGCACTCGGCTACCTCGCCGGGGGTCTCTTCATGCTCGCGCGTCGCATCATCACCTGGCATATGCCGGTCGCGTTCATCGCGACGCTCGCCGTCGTGTCGGGCATCTTCTGGCTGGCGGAACCGGCGCACTTCGCGCCGCCGCTGTTCCACCTCGCCAGCGGCGGCGCAATGCTTGCTGCATTCTTCATCGTCACCGACCCCGTTTCCGGTGCGACGACGCCGCGCGGCAAGCTGATCTTCGCCGCCGGCATCGCGGTCATCGCCTACCTCATCCGGGTATTCGGCGCCTTTCCCGAAGGCATCGCGTTTGCCGTGCTGCTGATGAACCTCTGCGTGCCGCTGATCGACATGAAGACGCAGCCGGCGGTATTCGGCCACCGCGGGAGCCGGCCATGA
- a CDS encoding RnfABCDGE type electron transport complex subunit G: MSNRYTATHTSLRTAGIMVVFTLAFTAMMSQTYRVTRPAIEASEQEQKMRLINDVLPPGSYDNTLLEDFVAAGPTPALGLDRGGRIYRARRAGVPAALVFEAVAPDGYGGKIQLVVAVGADGRLGGVRVTAHKETPGLGDYIDPRKDRNKTRPWIGQFVGMSLADVAPAQWKVKRDGGIFAYRIGATISARAVTNATGRVLEYAAEHRDALFAASTGSAI, from the coding sequence ATGAGCAACCGCTATACCGCCACCCATACCTCGCTGCGCACTGCCGGCATCATGGTGGTGTTCACGCTCGCCTTCACCGCGATGATGTCGCAGACGTACCGCGTGACCCGCCCGGCGATCGAAGCGTCCGAGCAGGAGCAGAAGATGCGCCTGATCAACGACGTGCTCCCGCCGGGCAGCTACGACAACACACTCCTCGAGGACTTCGTCGCCGCCGGGCCGACGCCCGCGCTCGGCCTCGACCGTGGCGGCCGTATCTATCGCGCGCGTCGCGCCGGAGTTCCCGCGGCCCTCGTGTTCGAAGCGGTCGCGCCCGACGGCTACGGGGGAAAAATCCAGCTCGTCGTTGCGGTCGGCGCGGACGGACGCCTGGGCGGTGTTCGCGTAACCGCCCACAAGGAAACGCCGGGACTCGGCGATTACATCGATCCCAGGAAGGATCGCAACAAGACCCGGCCGTGGATCGGTCAATTCGTCGGGATGTCGCTCGCGGACGTTGCGCCCGCGCAGTGGAAGGTCAAGCGCGACGGCGGCATCTTCGCATATCGCATCGGCGCGACGATCAGCGCACGCGCAGTGACCAACGCGACAGGGCGAGTCCTCGAATATGCGGCCGAGCACCGCGATGCGCTGTTTGCCGCATCTACCGGCAGCGCGATCTGA
- a CDS encoding electron transport complex subunit E, which yields MNLQTFRENAWNGLWKQNTGLVQLLGLCPILAVSTSIVNAVSLGLATVLVMAVSNFAVASLRNFIPYEIRIPVFILIIAALTTVVDLAFNAYLHDLYLVLGIFIPLIVTNCIVLARVEAYAAKNDPVSSTVDGIMMGLGLVWLLGVLGGIRELVGSGTLFSGIEMLIPGLSPLSVFGDDYPGFLIGVLPPGAFFTLGCLIALSNRVRTRAAAGKPARAASDGEEAAPASAAP from the coding sequence ATGAATCTCCAGACTTTTCGTGAAAACGCCTGGAATGGCCTGTGGAAGCAGAACACCGGCCTCGTGCAGCTGCTCGGCCTGTGTCCGATCCTCGCGGTCAGCACGAGCATCGTCAATGCGGTGAGTCTCGGGCTCGCGACGGTGTTGGTAATGGCCGTATCGAACTTCGCGGTCGCGTCGCTGCGCAACTTCATCCCCTACGAGATCCGGATCCCGGTGTTCATCCTGATCATCGCCGCGCTGACGACGGTGGTCGATCTCGCATTCAACGCCTATCTGCACGACCTCTACCTGGTGCTGGGCATCTTCATTCCGCTGATCGTCACGAACTGCATCGTCCTCGCGCGGGTCGAGGCCTACGCGGCCAAAAACGACCCGGTGTCGTCCACCGTCGACGGCATCATGATGGGACTCGGGCTGGTGTGGCTGCTCGGCGTGCTCGGCGGCATTCGCGAACTGGTCGGCAGCGGCACGCTGTTTTCGGGTATCGAGATGCTGATCCCGGGCCTGTCGCCGCTGTCTGTGTTCGGCGACGATTACCCCGGCTTCCTGATCGGCGTGCTGCCTCCGGGCGCGTTCTTCACGCTCGGCTGCCTGATCGCGCTATCGAACCGGGTGCGTACGCGCGCGGCAGCCGGCAAGCCCGCACGCGCGGCGAGCGACGGCGAAGAAGCTGCCCCGGCTTCGGCAGCACCCTGA
- the nth gene encoding endonuclease III: MKRAAIREFFRRLAAANPSPTTELEYGSPFQLLVAVVLSAQATDKSVNLATRDLYAVAPTPEAMLSLGEENVTAHLKSIGLYRNKAKNVVALSRLLLERHGGEVPRSREALEALPGVGRKTANVVLNTVFGELVMAVDTHIFRVANRTGLAPGKDVLAVEQALMRRVPKEYLHNAHHWLILHGRYVCTARKPRCGDCPVHDLCEFRDKTV; this comes from the coding sequence ATGAAACGCGCCGCGATCCGTGAATTTTTCCGCCGCCTGGCTGCGGCGAATCCAAGCCCGACGACCGAGCTCGAGTACGGGTCGCCATTCCAGCTGCTCGTCGCCGTGGTGCTTTCCGCGCAAGCCACCGACAAGAGCGTGAACCTGGCGACCCGGGACCTGTACGCCGTCGCCCCGACGCCCGAAGCGATGCTGAGCCTCGGCGAGGAAAACGTTACCGCACACCTCAAGTCGATCGGCCTTTACCGCAACAAGGCGAAAAACGTCGTCGCGCTGTCACGGCTACTGCTCGAGCGCCACGGCGGCGAAGTGCCGCGCAGCCGCGAAGCCCTCGAAGCACTGCCCGGCGTCGGCCGCAAGACCGCCAACGTCGTGCTGAACACGGTGTTCGGTGAACTGGTGATGGCGGTCGACACGCATATTTTCCGCGTCGCCAATCGCACCGGCCTGGCTCCGGGCAAGGATGTTCTCGCCGTCGAGCAGGCCCTGATGCGTCGGGTGCCGAAGGAATACCTGCACAATGCCCATCACTGGCTGATCCTGCACGGCCGCTACGTCTGCACGGCGCGCAAGCCGCGCTGCGGAGATTGCCCGGTACACGACCTGTGCGAGTTCCGCGACAAGACCGTTTAA
- a CDS encoding DUF1841 family protein: MFNPSRDQVRSFFIESWRKYQAKEVLTPLEHIASDLVLLHPEYQALLEDPDSLSRDFLPEDGQINPFLHLSFHLAIEEQLSIDQPPGLRAAFEACQRRRGNRHDALHDVLECLGETLFDAQRNDTQPDGPTYVSCVLRRARSNQPA, from the coding sequence ATGTTCAATCCCTCACGTGACCAGGTACGCAGCTTCTTCATCGAAAGCTGGCGGAAATACCAGGCAAAGGAAGTGCTGACGCCGCTCGAGCACATCGCTTCCGACCTCGTGCTCCTGCATCCTGAGTATCAGGCGCTGCTCGAAGACCCCGATTCGCTGTCGCGCGATTTCCTGCCGGAGGACGGACAGATCAACCCGTTCCTGCACCTGTCGTTCCACCTCGCGATCGAGGAGCAACTGTCGATCGACCAGCCGCCGGGCCTGCGCGCCGCGTTCGAAGCCTGCCAGCGCCGGCGCGGCAACCGCCACGATGCGCTCCACGACGTGCTCGAATGCCTCGGCGAAACGCTTTTCGACGCGCAGCGCAACGACACGCAACCGGATGGCCCGACTTACGTCTCGTGTGTCTTGCGTCGCGCACGCTCGAACCAGCCGGCATGA
- a CDS encoding c-type cytochrome — MMRRNFTLPALAALALAGFPAHAGDPAAGKEKSTVCAACHGPDGNSPSPEFPRLGGQYEDYLYQALLDYKTGRRKNPIMAAQVENLSPADLGDLAAYFASQTGLYQKR, encoded by the coding sequence ATGATGAGGCGAAATTTCACCCTCCCGGCGCTGGCGGCCCTTGCGCTGGCAGGTTTCCCTGCGCACGCAGGCGATCCTGCCGCGGGCAAGGAAAAGTCGACGGTCTGCGCAGCATGCCACGGCCCGGACGGCAACAGTCCGTCGCCGGAATTTCCGCGCCTGGGCGGGCAATATGAAGATTATCTCTACCAGGCGCTGCTCGACTACAAGACGGGCAGGCGGAAGAACCCGATCATGGCCGCCCAGGTCGAGAACCTGTCGCCTGCGGATCTGGGCGACCTCGCCGCGTACTTCGCCAGCCAGACCGGCCTGTACCAGAAACGCTGA
- a CDS encoding c-type cytochrome, with amino-acid sequence MHGRHLLIAACLALGGPAALALEGDAKAAQAKTSMCMGCHGIPGYRTAFPDVYPVPKLGGQHAAYLVRALQAYRDGERSHPTMRAIAASLSEQDMADLAAYYSAAGGETQ; translated from the coding sequence ATGCACGGACGACATTTGCTCATCGCCGCTTGTCTTGCGCTGGGTGGACCCGCCGCGTTGGCGCTGGAAGGCGATGCAAAAGCCGCCCAGGCCAAGACTTCGATGTGCATGGGGTGTCACGGCATTCCGGGCTATCGCACGGCGTTCCCGGATGTCTACCCGGTGCCGAAGCTCGGCGGGCAGCATGCGGCTTACCTCGTCCGCGCGCTGCAGGCGTATCGCGACGGCGAACGTAGCCATCCGACGATGCGCGCGATCGCCGCGAGCCTGTCGGAGCAGGACATGGCGGACCTTGCGGCCTACTACAGCGCCGCGGGAGGAGAGACGCAATGA
- a CDS encoding AAA family ATPase, translated as MRFEGSQDYVTTPDLMLAVNAAIKLQRPLLIKGEPGTGKTMLAEQVADALGVPLLQWHIKSTTKAQQGLYEYDAVSRLRDSQLGEDRVKDIANYILKGVLWQAFDAETPTVVLIDEIDKADIEFPNDLLRELDRMEFHVYETRETVRARHRPIVFITSNNEKELPDAFLRRCFFHYIRFPDRDTMQRIVDVHFPGLKRDLLREALEVFFGLRDVPGLKKKPSTSELIDWLKLLVAEDIPPEALRAKDQQAAVPPLAGALLKNEQDLHLFERLVFMARNNR; from the coding sequence ATGCGTTTCGAAGGTTCACAAGACTACGTCACCACTCCTGACCTGATGCTGGCAGTCAATGCCGCGATCAAACTGCAGCGCCCGCTACTGATCAAGGGCGAACCGGGCACCGGCAAGACCATGCTGGCCGAGCAGGTCGCCGACGCGCTGGGTGTTCCGCTGCTGCAGTGGCACATCAAGTCGACGACCAAGGCCCAGCAGGGGCTGTACGAATACGATGCAGTGTCCCGCCTGCGCGACTCGCAACTCGGCGAAGACCGCGTCAAGGACATCGCCAACTACATCCTCAAGGGCGTGCTGTGGCAGGCGTTCGACGCCGAAACGCCGACGGTCGTCCTGATCGACGAAATCGACAAAGCGGATATCGAATTCCCCAACGACCTGCTGCGCGAACTCGACCGCATGGAGTTCCACGTCTACGAGACCCGCGAGACGGTGCGCGCGCGTCATCGTCCGATCGTCTTCATCACGTCGAACAACGAAAAAGAGCTGCCGGACGCGTTCCTGCGCCGCTGCTTTTTCCATTACATCCGCTTCCCCGATCGCGACACGATGCAGCGCATCGTCGATGTCCATTTCCCGGGACTCAAGCGCGACCTGCTGCGCGAGGCGCTGGAAGTATTCTTCGGCCTGCGCGACGTGCCCGGCCTGAAGAAGAAGCCGTCGACCTCGGAACTGATCGACTGGCTCAAGCTCCTCGTCGCCGAAGACATTCCGCCCGAAGCGCTGCGGGCAAAGGACCAGCAGGCCGCGGTCCCGCCGCTTGCCGGCGCACTGCTGAAGAACGAGCAGGACCTTCACCTGTTCGAACGGCTGGTGTTCATGGCGCGCAACAACCGTTGA
- a CDS encoding vWA domain-containing protein produces MLIDFFLHLKAGHLKVSTREFLTLLEGLRDGACSHSIDEFYFYARTCLVKDESHYDRFDAAFGSYFKGVTEIPGLEAELPQEWLQAMMKKHLSPEDKAKLEKLGWDKLMEEFRKRLGEQKERHQGGSKWIGTGGSSPFGNNGYHPEGIRVGGESAGNRTAIKVWEKREYRNLDDSVELGTRNIKVALRRLRRFARQGAADELDLDGTIAATARNAGWLDLMMRPERHNAVKVLLFLDVGGSMDDHIKVCEEMFSACRSEFKHLEYFYFHNCVYEKVWRDSSRRHAENIAVSDLLHRYGPDYKLIFVGDATMSPYEILHPHGSIEHMNTEPGAAWLRRLLDAWPAAAWLNPEPEHLWPYRKSIEIVDQIMGGRMFPMTLGGLERAMQQLSKKQ; encoded by the coding sequence ATGCTTATCGACTTTTTTCTGCATCTGAAAGCGGGCCACCTCAAGGTGTCCACTCGCGAGTTCCTGACGCTCCTCGAAGGACTCCGTGACGGCGCCTGCAGCCACAGCATCGACGAATTCTATTTCTACGCCCGCACCTGCCTCGTCAAGGACGAGTCACATTACGACCGTTTCGACGCGGCATTCGGGAGCTACTTCAAGGGAGTCACCGAGATTCCGGGGCTCGAAGCGGAGCTGCCGCAGGAATGGCTGCAGGCGATGATGAAGAAGCATCTTTCGCCCGAGGACAAGGCGAAGCTCGAAAAGCTCGGCTGGGACAAGCTGATGGAAGAATTCCGCAAGCGGCTCGGCGAGCAGAAGGAGCGTCATCAGGGCGGCTCGAAATGGATCGGCACCGGTGGCAGCTCGCCGTTCGGCAACAACGGCTACCATCCGGAAGGCATCCGCGTCGGCGGCGAATCAGCCGGCAACCGGACGGCGATCAAGGTCTGGGAGAAGCGCGAATACCGCAACCTCGACGATTCGGTCGAGCTCGGCACCCGCAACATCAAGGTCGCGCTGCGGCGGCTGCGGCGGTTTGCGCGGCAAGGCGCGGCCGACGAGCTCGATCTCGATGGAACCATCGCCGCGACGGCACGAAACGCCGGCTGGCTCGATCTGATGATGCGCCCGGAACGGCACAACGCGGTGAAAGTGCTGCTGTTTCTCGACGTCGGCGGCTCGATGGACGACCATATCAAGGTTTGCGAGGAGATGTTCTCGGCGTGCCGCAGCGAGTTCAAGCACCTCGAGTATTTCTATTTCCACAACTGCGTCTACGAAAAAGTCTGGCGCGACAGTTCGCGGCGCCACGCCGAGAACATCGCAGTCTCCGACCTGCTCCACCGCTACGGCCCCGACTACAAGCTGATCTTCGTCGGCGACGCGACGATGAGCCCGTACGAGATCCTGCACCCACACGGTTCGATCGAACACATGAACACCGAGCCAGGCGCGGCGTGGCTGCGCCGCCTGCTTGACGCATGGCCGGCAGCGGCATGGCTCAACCCCGAACCGGAACACCTGTGGCCTTACCGCAAGTCGATTGAAATCGTCGATCAGATCATGGGCGGGAGGATGTTTCCGATGACGCTCGGCGGACTCGAGCGGGCGATGCAGCAGTTGTCGAAGAAGCAGTAA
- a CDS encoding MarR family winged helix-turn-helix transcriptional regulator codes for MSQEQSSTLTKSPERKSSVSPLSVLQRFRVLIRTAQRHSQWIERKSGVTGAQLWALQELNEAEGLRVGELAGRMALHQSTASNMVDKLESAKLVRKERTSADQRVVRLYLTDAGRDLLKRSPSPARGVLPEALRLLDEDALMRLQRELDGLLRQIKDLDEGFGMQPLPFTE; via the coding sequence ATGTCGCAAGAGCAGTCTTCGACCTTGACAAAATCCCCGGAACGCAAGTCATCGGTTTCGCCCTTGTCGGTTTTGCAGCGTTTTCGCGTACTCATCCGGACTGCGCAGCGTCATTCGCAGTGGATCGAGCGCAAAAGTGGCGTCACCGGTGCCCAGTTGTGGGCGCTGCAGGAACTCAATGAAGCGGAGGGGCTGCGGGTCGGGGAACTGGCGGGAAGAATGGCGCTACACCAGTCGACCGCGTCGAACATGGTGGACAAGCTCGAGTCGGCAAAGCTGGTCCGGAAGGAGCGCACGAGCGCCGACCAGCGCGTCGTCCGTCTGTACCTGACTGATGCAGGGCGCGATCTGCTCAAGCGTTCTCCGTCGCCCGCGCGGGGTGTGCTCCCCGAGGCGCTGCGCTTGCTCGACGAAGATGCGCTGATGCGCCTGCAGCGTGAACTCGACGGTCTGCTGCGGCAGATCAAGGATCTGGACGAGGGCTTCGGCATGCAGCCCTTGCCCTTTACGGAGTAG
- a CDS encoding chloride channel protein, whose translation MPLDPPGDNETASGRALRQFARSSRRYALPWLSVGRWSKRILLVGAALLAGLIAILFAIGADLAIDAHQRVMDVSPWLSLLVAPAGFAAMAWIARRFFPGTQGSGIPQAIAASMTDDRRIRHKLLSFRIAIAKVLLTLGGLLSGGSIGREGPSVQIGASVMHMLAGRKKARVASSRDLIVAGSGAGIAAAFNTPLGGIMFAIEEMCRHRAFRANSTTLIAVIFAGLMSLGVLGNYTYFGRTPAALTWPAGIWPVLMCGAAGGVLGGLFSRLLIASSRGLPGTIGEFSRSRPIAFAAACGLGTAIIGLMSGGLTYGTGYAESKAALEGSAALPFYFLIAKMAAIWLAFLSRIPAGIFAPALAVGAGLGADLAILLPEEHSAAILVLGMVAFLAGMTQTPITSFVIVMEMTANHEMLLPLMATAVVAHAFSKSVAPVPLYHALSYPTLRHATAQVRGESAMLPAGSRSSGK comes from the coding sequence GTGCCCCTCGATCCGCCAGGCGATAACGAAACCGCTTCCGGCCGCGCCCTGAGACAGTTCGCCCGCAGCAGCCGACGCTATGCGTTACCGTGGCTGTCGGTCGGCCGCTGGAGCAAGCGCATCCTGCTGGTCGGCGCGGCGCTGCTGGCCGGTCTCATTGCGATCCTCTTCGCGATCGGCGCCGATCTCGCCATCGACGCGCATCAACGCGTCATGGACGTGTCGCCGTGGCTGTCCCTGCTGGTCGCACCCGCGGGCTTTGCGGCGATGGCATGGATCGCCCGGCGATTTTTCCCCGGCACACAAGGAAGCGGCATCCCGCAGGCGATTGCCGCCTCGATGACCGACGACCGGCGCATTCGCCACAAACTGCTGTCGTTTCGGATCGCGATCGCGAAAGTCCTGTTGACGCTGGGCGGACTCCTGTCAGGGGGTTCGATCGGCCGGGAAGGGCCTTCGGTGCAGATTGGCGCCTCGGTCATGCACATGCTCGCCGGACGCAAGAAAGCGCGCGTCGCGTCAAGCCGCGACCTGATCGTCGCCGGCAGCGGCGCCGGCATCGCGGCGGCGTTCAATACCCCGCTCGGCGGCATCATGTTCGCGATCGAGGAAATGTGCCGCCACCGGGCCTTTCGCGCGAACAGCACGACGCTCATCGCCGTGATCTTCGCCGGGCTGATGTCGCTCGGGGTGCTCGGCAACTACACCTACTTCGGTCGCACGCCCGCGGCTCTGACGTGGCCGGCGGGGATCTGGCCGGTGTTGATGTGCGGCGCAGCCGGCGGCGTGCTGGGCGGACTTTTCAGCCGCCTGCTGATCGCATCCTCGCGCGGGCTGCCCGGCACGATCGGGGAGTTCTCGCGCAGTCGGCCGATCGCCTTCGCGGCCGCCTGCGGCCTCGGCACCGCGATCATCGGCCTGATGAGCGGGGGGCTTACGTATGGCACCGGCTATGCGGAATCGAAGGCCGCGCTCGAAGGCTCGGCCGCGCTGCCCTTCTACTTCCTGATCGCGAAGATGGCCGCGATCTGGCTCGCGTTCCTCAGCCGCATCCCGGCCGGCATCTTCGCTCCGGCGCTCGCCGTCGGCGCCGGGCTGGGCGCCGACCTCGCGATCCTTTTGCCCGAAGAACACAGCGCGGCGATTCTGGTCCTCGGCATGGTCGCGTTCCTCGCGGGCATGACGCAGACGCCGATCACGTCCTTCGTCATCGTCATGGAGATGACCGCGAACCACGAGATGCTGCTGCCGCTGATGGCGACGGCGGTTGTCGCTCACGCCTTTTCGAAGTCGGTCGCACCGGTCCCGCTCTACCACGCGCTCTCATATCCGACGTTGCGCCATGCCACCGCGCAGGTACGGGGCGAAAGCGCAATGCTGCCTGCCGGCAGTCGCAGCTCGGGAAAATAA
- the htpG gene encoding molecular chaperone HtpG produces MTTEHAAGAQTLNFQAEVKQLLHLMIHSLYSNREIFLRELVSNASDACDKLRFEALDKPELFEGDSELAIRIGFDSDAKTVTVSDNGIGMSREEVIAHLGTIAKSGTKEFFSQLTGDQKKDAHLIGQFGVGFYSAFIVADKVTVVTRRAGLAAGEGVKWECAMTGDAAGEYTVEAIDKAARGTEITLHLREGQEDLLSGWKLRGLIRKYSDHIVQPILMKKEEWDKDKNEQVVTEEDETVNQANALWTRSRNDITEEEYKGFYKHVGHDFDEPLAWTHARVEGRHEYTQLLYIPSHAPFDMWDRNARHGIKLYVKRVFIMDDAEKLMPAYLRFVRGVVDSSDLPLNVSREILQESKDIDTIRSGCTKKVLGLLESLATSDDAADKEKYATFWKEFGRVLKEGVGEDFANKDKIAGLLRFASTHADTPDEVVSLADYIGRMKEGQDKIYYVTAESFNAAKNSPHLEIFRKKGIEVLLLTDRVDEWVIGNLPEFDGKPLVSVAKGGLDLGKLEDEMEKKETEKAADEYKELLEKMKASLGERVKEVRVTHRLTDSPACLVADEHDVGMNLARILKAAGQQAPASKPILEINPQHPAVMRLKYEERQFDDWAAVLFDQALLAEGGTLDDPATFVKRINQLMMAMGSSAGAD; encoded by the coding sequence ATGACGACCGAGCACGCCGCAGGCGCTCAGACCCTCAATTTCCAGGCCGAGGTGAAGCAGCTGCTTCACCTGATGATCCACTCGCTGTACTCGAACCGCGAAATATTCCTCCGCGAACTGGTTTCCAACGCATCGGACGCGTGCGACAAGCTGCGTTTCGAAGCGCTCGACAAACCGGAGCTGTTCGAAGGCGACAGCGAGCTGGCGATCCGCATCGGCTTCGACAGCGATGCGAAGACGGTCACCGTGTCGGACAACGGCATCGGCATGAGTCGCGAGGAAGTGATCGCGCACCTCGGCACGATCGCCAAATCCGGGACAAAGGAATTCTTCTCGCAGCTCACGGGCGATCAGAAGAAGGACGCGCACCTGATCGGCCAGTTCGGGGTCGGCTTCTACTCGGCGTTCATCGTCGCCGACAAGGTGACAGTGGTCACGCGGCGCGCGGGTCTGGCGGCGGGCGAAGGTGTGAAGTGGGAATGCGCAATGACCGGCGACGCGGCCGGCGAATACACCGTCGAAGCGATCGACAAGGCCGCGCGCGGCACCGAGATCACGCTGCACCTGCGCGAAGGCCAGGAAGACCTGCTGTCGGGATGGAAGCTGCGCGGCCTGATCCGCAAGTATTCGGACCACATCGTCCAGCCGATCCTGATGAAGAAGGAAGAGTGGGACAAGGACAAGAACGAGCAGGTCGTGACCGAGGAGGACGAGACGGTCAACCAGGCGAACGCACTGTGGACCCGCTCCAGGAACGACATCACCGAAGAGGAATACAAGGGCTTCTATAAGCACGTCGGGCACGACTTCGACGAGCCGCTGGCATGGACTCACGCGCGCGTCGAAGGCCGCCACGAATACACGCAGCTGCTCTACATCCCGTCGCACGCGCCGTTCGACATGTGGGACCGCAACGCGCGCCACGGCATCAAGCTCTACGTCAAGCGCGTGTTCATCATGGACGACGCCGAGAAGCTGATGCCCGCCTACCTGCGCTTCGTGCGCGGCGTGGTCGATTCGAGCGACCTGCCGCTCAACGTGTCGCGCGAAATCCTGCAGGAGAGCAAGGACATCGACACCATCCGCTCGGGCTGCACGAAGAAGGTGCTGGGCCTGCTCGAGAGCCTCGCCACAAGCGACGACGCCGCCGACAAGGAAAAATACGCGACCTTCTGGAAGGAATTCGGCCGCGTGCTGAAGGAAGGCGTCGGCGAGGATTTCGCGAACAAGGACAAGATCGCCGGCTTGCTGCGCTTCGCCTCCACCCACGCCGACACGCCGGATGAAGTCGTGTCGCTCGCCGATTACATCGGCCGCATGAAGGAAGGCCAGGACAAGATCTATTACGTCACCGCCGAATCGTTCAACGCGGCGAAGAACAGCCCGCATCTCGAAATCTTCCGCAAGAAGGGCATCGAGGTGCTGCTGCTGACCGACCGGGTCGACGAGTGGGTCATCGGCAACCTGCCGGAATTCGACGGCAAGCCGCTGGTATCCGTCGCGAAGGGCGGCCTCGACCTCGGCAAGCTCGAAGACGAGATGGAGAAGAAGGAAACCGAGAAGGCCGCCGACGAGTACAAGGAACTGCTCGAGAAAATGAAGGCGAGCCTCGGCGAGCGCGTCAAGGAAGTCCGCGTCACCCACCGCCTGACCGATTCGCCGGCCTGCCTCGTCGCCGACGAGCACGACGTCGGGATGAACCTCGCGCGGATCCTGAAAGCCGCCGGCCAGCAGGCGCCGGCGTCGAAGCCGATCCTCGAGATCAACCCGCAGCACCCGGCCGTGATGCGTTTGAAATACGAGGAACGCCAGTTCGACGACTGGGCGGCCGTGCTGTTCGACCAGGCATTGCTCGCCGAGGGCGGCACGCTCGACGACCCCGCGACGTTCGTGAAACGAATCAACCAGTTGATGATGGCGATGGGCAGTTCCGCCGGCGCGGACTGA
- the greB gene encoding transcription elongation factor GreB, producing the protein MNKAFVTENDGADDDDEVPVAVRLPAGAKNYMTRRGYESLRRELDHLVRVERPKMVETVAWAASNGDRSENGDYIYGKKRLREIDRRIRFLIKRIESAEVVDPADQREIGQVFFGATVSIVDVDSDDGSEQIWQIVGVDEADASVGRISWISPLARALLKAREGDVVRFMSPAGPREIEVVEIRYV; encoded by the coding sequence GTGAACAAAGCCTTTGTGACAGAAAACGACGGCGCCGACGATGACGACGAGGTACCCGTTGCGGTGCGCCTGCCGGCCGGCGCGAAAAACTACATGACGCGGCGCGGTTATGAGAGCCTGCGCCGCGAACTCGATCACCTCGTCCGCGTCGAGCGGCCGAAGATGGTCGAAACCGTCGCCTGGGCGGCGTCGAATGGCGACCGTTCCGAGAATGGCGATTACATCTACGGCAAGAAACGGTTGCGCGAGATCGACCGGCGCATCCGTTTCCTGATCAAGCGCATCGAAAGTGCCGAAGTCGTCGATCCCGCCGACCAACGGGAAATCGGCCAGGTATTTTTCGGCGCCACGGTCAGCATCGTCGACGTCGACAGTGACGACGGCAGCGAGCAGATCTGGCAGATCGTCGGCGTCGACGAGGCCGACGCCAGCGTCGGCCGGATCAGCTGGATCTCGCCGCTCGCACGGGCACTGCTCAAGGCGCGCGAAGGCGACGTCGTGCGCTTCATGAGTCCGGCCGGGCCGCGCGAAATCGAAGTGGTCGAGATCCGCTACGTCTGA